The sequence gttaatcaTGGCGCTGGCTGTTCATATGTTCCTGGTCTCCTATAAATTTGTTGCTTTAGTTTGATTGTGGGAGATGCGGTAAAGTCTGGTTTAATGAACTTTGACTGTGTATCTCGTATGAGTTTTGTTCTCAATTCATTGTTATTGATTCAATATCATGCCTATCAGATATTCAAGTTTAGTAGTCTTTTCACTTGCTTTAGTATGAAACACAAGTATTAGATGTAaatcttgagtttttgtgtgTTATTATATTGCTCAACCCTGTGGATGAGCAGGGCTTTGGGGTAATAATGCCTCATTGTGACGATAATCATAATTCTGCTGATTCTGATTCTTGGATTTGAACTTAACAGCTGGTACAGATATTTTCAAACTGAATGTTCCTCTTTTCTTATTTCATCTCTCTCTAACTCAGCAGGAGGTTACCGGATCTGCCTCATTTGTAAACCATCATCTAAAAAGTTCCAAATTAGATAATTTTCTCCAAGTTCAACCCATTTCATCTTATTGTGTAAGTTTCCGCCATATGtttatttgttatatatttcCATCGACACGTCCACAACCCTGGTAGTTCGTTTGGTTCACACCTTCTAGGTTCTGAATCATGAAAGATTTAAATGATATGTTTAGAACGGTTCAAATTTAGACCTTTTTGTGAATTTATTGCAACAATATCTGCTGCATCAATCTAAACATAGCtcaatcttttaacaaaattatataaGAGAAATTCATGAATATCCGTTGTATGGTTTGGGCGGATTTTTCTCTTGGCATAACCCTCAAAAGCTTAATTATTTACCCactaacacaaaaaaaaatttatcattcacttatcatttcattatatttacAGAGTTCCTGTATTCTCGAGTTTGATGGTGCTTCAAAGGGAAATCCTGGACCAGCTGGTGCAGGGGCTGTGCTGCGGGCGGCAGACGGAAATATggtaattagtatttaattctTTCTTATGACACCCTTTTAAGTTGAAATGGGGCCTAATATTGTATTTTGACATTGGATTTTGATAGGTGTTTCGATTGCGTGAGGGTGTGGGTCTTGCTACTAATAATGTTGCTGAGTATCGAGGTGCCATCTTAGGGTTGAAATATGCTCTTCAAAAAGGGTTCAAACACATACGAGTTCAAGGGGACTCTAAACTTGTCTGCATGCAGGTATTTGTTTCTTCTCAAAGAATTTTTACCGGTCTTTTTCTTTGACATTCCAAAAGAATACAGATGAATTatgtttcttatcaaaaaaaaaaaaaaagaatacagATGAAGAACAAAGTTGGTAAATTAAAAGATTATACATATCAGGAACTATCAACCCTGCTGTCTTAATTGTGTGTTGAACTTGCGAATATATGAacatgtggaacacattgttcTTCGTTCATTTTATCTCTTACATTACCTGTTTTAAATTATCACATAAACAGGTTCAGGGTCTTTGGAAAACCAAAAATCAGAACATGGCTGAATTGTGCAAGGTGGCTAAAGAGCTAAAGGATCAGTTTATGTCTTTTGAGATCTGCCATATCGAAAGAGTATGTTTAATATGTGTTGATAATTTGAGTAGAGTTTCTCTTGTCTTTCTTTCTCATCCATGTTTCAAAATCAATATAGTTATGTGAACACATTAATTTCTCACCCACCTGCAAATTCTAACTCCTCTGGCTGTATTCATTCTGTTTGCACTATTTACAAACAACCTTGATGAAAGATTTACAGTGCCTCCCTATAACGGTGTTTCTGTTTACTCATGAACCATTTTTTTCTGTTGTCCGCTTTGTGGAATGTTAACAAATATATGTGAAATATCAAATATGGTACACAAAAAACGACGCCTTTCATTCCCCTTAACCTACATTGAATTTTATTTGCTTTCTATTTTCTTGGATGCAATCAATCTCATCTTAGCCCAAAAGTTATTTTCTCTTGTTATCTTGTTATCAGGAATACAACACTGACGCTGATTCTCAAGCAAATTTAGCTGTGCATCTTAAGGGTAAATCTCATTTATCTTCTCTTCTTTGATTTCATCTTGGGCCTTTTCTTATTCATCTTTCGCATATCCTACAATGGTGTGCAGTTGGTGACATTGAAGTTGAATGTGACATAAAATAACTCA comes from Primulina huaijiensis isolate GDHJ02 chromosome 17, ASM1229523v2, whole genome shotgun sequence and encodes:
- the LOC140962795 gene encoding uncharacterized protein isoform X1 — translated: MGDEKDAFYVVRKGNSVGVYKSISDLQSVLRSSVNDPSVSVFKGFGLSKEAEEYLSSHGLGNAIYSINASDVHDDLFGQLVTCPFREPNYSKDKAVSKNHLEKRPQQEVTGSASFVNHHLKSSKLDNFLQVQPISSYCSSCILEFDGASKGNPGPAGAGAVLRAADGNMVFRLREGVGLATNNVAEYRGAILGLKYALQKGFKHIRVQGDSKLVCMQVQGLWKTKNQNMAELCKVAKELKDQFMSFEICHIEREYNTDADSQANLAVHLKVGDIEVECDIK
- the LOC140962795 gene encoding uncharacterized protein isoform X2 codes for the protein MGDEKDAFYVVRKGNSVGVYKSISDLQSVLRSSVNDPSVSVFKGFGLSKEAEEYLSSHGLGNAIYSINASDVHDDLFGQLVTCPFREPNYSKDKAVSKNHLEKRPQEVTGSASFVNHHLKSSKLDNFLQVQPISSYCSSCILEFDGASKGNPGPAGAGAVLRAADGNMVFRLREGVGLATNNVAEYRGAILGLKYALQKGFKHIRVQGDSKLVCMQVQGLWKTKNQNMAELCKVAKELKDQFMSFEICHIEREYNTDADSQANLAVHLKVGDIEVECDIK